A segment of the Brienomyrus brachyistius isolate T26 chromosome 4, BBRACH_0.4, whole genome shotgun sequence genome:
CCTGCATCAGTCTTGACTCCGAGGCACATGCCTCTACAGCAGGACTGACTAATGGCTGATAGTCTCCTTATGGACTATGAGCAGCAGTTAAAGTTGGATTTGTTACATAGGGGAACCCTAAGATCTTGTGTTGTGGTGTAGCAGGGAAAAATGACTCACCTCAAAATAATTCCAAAAATTGGCACAGGCTATATCCACACAGAGTTTTCAAATGAAAACAACAGGGTATCTTCACATCATTTATGAATGTATCTCCATACACACTGAAATGGGCAAAGCATATACAATGTGGCTATTAGCCCACACTGGGCAAGTGCGCATCGACACACTGAGTGTTTCTCTTGAgctggtcttcagcaatggaaaataacgtaCAATGGGTACACAAGAACACAACTACAGTTAAGTATGTATACTGGCAAACACCCCGGCTTCATCCTTCACAGGCTACATTCAAAGGCCGAATGTGTCATAGCAATGTGACAGCAATGTGACAGTCTAGAAATGAGTTCTTCTATTTCTGCTCTGCGAAGGATACAACCAATGGATTCTTCACAGCCCAACATATCCCAAGATTTATTacgcagaggtaaagtgagtGTGTCCCAGCTTGTAACTCAACGGTAAAGGCAGGAACAGCTGGTGACGCAAATAGGAAATTATCTATAGACCGTCTCATCTGACAATGGTTTCTGTTCAACCTTTGAAGAATGCAGCCTACATAGGCTACACCTTCGTAGACCTGCTTAAGCTTAAAGCTGCAGAGATTTTAgggactgtagcagcttggatagAAACCTGGttaactgacaggaagcagcaagtaattattagaggcacaatgtcacagtgggcctccattcatagtggggtaccgcagggtacaattttaggaccactatttttcctaatttacattaatgatattgacaccaatacatacagtaaactggttacatttgcagacgacaccgaGTTGGATGATGTagtagatactgatctagcagcagacaggctacaatgggatctagatttaattagcgactgggctgatacctggcagatgaaatttaacatagataaatgtaaggtaatccatgcagggagtataaagtacagatattttatgggttccactgaaacaaCGGTAGCTGATTacaagaaagatctcggtgtgtatgttgatgcttccatgtcccactctcaccagtgtggggaagcaataaaaaaggccgatagaatgttgggttatatctctaggtgtgtggagtttaagtcaagggaggtgatgctatgattatacaattccttggtaagaccccacctagaatattgtgtgcaggtttggtcaccatactttACGAAAGAccttgctgccttggaaagggttacAAGAATGATTGCTggccttagaggaatgtcttatgaggagaggttagctgagctgaatctgtggaatctgtggaaattagtgggagaacattttaaactggatttgagaaaacacttctttacacagcgggtagttagagtatggaatagtcttcctgttagtgtagcgcaagctaaaaccctgggttccctTAAATCAGagatagataagattttaacaactctgagataTTACTTGAGTTCTCtgcaaacgagcttgatgggccgaatggtctcctctcatttgtaaatttcctatgttctGTCACACCACAGAAGACTTGGGGAGGCAGAATTGGCAGGCAGCATCGTGGTCAGGGTagctattagttgagttctccccaaacaagtttgatgggccaaatggcctcctctcatttgtaaattttttaTGTTCTTAAATTATATCACATACAAATATAAGCAAAGGATTATGATATGCTGAGGGCTgcttaataataatagatactttataGATTGCTGTGGGGAGATTCTCTTTAAGCCTCCCCCAAATGACTCCTTATAGGGAATCGTAAGCTGGCTATGAAGGGCCATACTTATAGTGGTgcccagagagctgggggttaaggacccacagatgtacCGAGTTGGGTttaaactggtgaccttctgatcacagacacacatggtTAGCCAACGGAACCACACATTTTCCCCCAAGACAGCCATCAAAAAGCAAATATGAGTGAATTTTAAAAGGTGGCAGTGTATATATGATAATATGTGAAACATTTTAGATTTTTAGAATGTAAGACTTTGACTTTTTAGTTTAATTCTTTTAGAATTAATTGAAATGAACCGATTCGAAAAGAACGATTCGTTCACAAATCGGACATCACTAAAGCTGTTTTTGCATGCAAGTAGTGTTTCTGGCTAAGACCGTATCGCGTAGTGCTTTTTTCTCCAACTGAAAAACACCCAAATGCAAACCCACGTTGTATTGGACTTGGGAGCTAACACATCAGTCACGTTAGAAGAGATTTGCGGTGTGATATCATGCTGTAACAGGACTGActctatttatttatccaacaaaGGTGCCAGAATGGTGTTCTGGATCGTTCCTACCCACTTTAACCCTTTACTATGAGTATAAAGAAACATTTACCACATTCATTCATAATTACAATGTGTATATAAGTTTGTTTGTAAATAACCAGTGCATGTAGATTTGTGGTCCTTAGTCACAACAGAGGTTTGAATTAAAAAACTAATTATTTATCATTTGTGATTAAGAGTTGCCTTTtatgttattatgttattacaGTTCCCCTGGATATCAGCATATATGCGCTTGCTGGCATTGGAGCTCTGTTTGTGCTGATACTGGCGATCATAGGATGCATCTTCCAAGTCAGAGCCAAGAGGGAAGGTATGAGGGGGAAATGGGAACAGGGCAGGATCTCCAGGCAAAATGAAATCACAGTAACATATGGGTGGGTCTAGCTGAACACGTCTCTGTTATGGATCCCATAGAGCTATGATTCTTAGAGCAGTGATTGTGTGATCAGACATTATTACATCTTCACTGGCAGTGACCAAAGAAAACACAGTGTATGCTGAAGCCAACAAGCCGCACGTCagagagaggagcacacaggtgAATAATGTTTTTCTGGATTTTAGCGTTCAGTATTCAGAGAACTGAGAATCACAATGACATTTACAAATTGTAAGAAAATTAATTGGGGCATAGTTATTCCAATGCAAAGAGAACGTACCCCCCAACCATTACTTATATATCCTTATTGACTCAGCTGTTACCATGATATTCTGGGATGAACAATACCTCACTAACTATGATAtgtaagtgagctggtggtgaaattaatgaataaatgaaatggCTGAGCTGTCCTTGAGGAAATGTTTGTAAACGAAGCATGGTTCATATAACAAGATAaccttttggagaacagaaggaatttgtctttgttttttattgtgttactgttcaCTTGCATTTGCGTTCAGTGTATGAAGAAAAGTAACCATGGATACATTCCGATGgaattctaaccctaacccttttaTAACTGTGGTCTAACATAACGTGTGTTCTTTGTCTCCAGGACATTTGCTCTAGACAGGCTTCACCATCTGAAGATGTTTCCACGTGTTATGAAGGTGTGAGAAGCACATCGGTAAGTGAAACACAACGTGTACAAATCTCCAGACATCTGCCTGAGCCCCTCCCTTGGTGGCATCTTTTATCGTCACCACACCCTCCCCCAGCTGACCCCGGGGTCGAGTTCTGTCATCGTCACCCCACCATTGTAGACACGGAAAATAGTGGGGGACCCTCTGCAACTGAAATAGGCCAGAGACCTCAGACAATGTCAATGTGCCTCTGATAAGTGCAAAAACACCATCGATGGTGGCTTCTGCTCTGCTTAACCTACTCAGTGTTGTGCATGTTCACACTTAAGGTGAAACAGCTCAAAGTTCGGTTTATGACAGATTAATCCAACTCAAACAGATTTACAACAGATCATCACAGATTCACTGGAGGCTCGTCATGGACTACAACACAAATATCTAATAACATGGGAATAAAGCAGAAATGGTGGGATATTAAGGAGGTTTGATCAATAGACAAATACATGCACAAATATGgtattatttctttatttcagaGCTTCCATATTTTCCTGTAGTAGATCTAATGTTGCTCTTTTGTGATGGTGGTGTCGCTTACTGTAGGGTCTTTGTCTCCAGGACATTTGCTCTAGACAGGATTCACCACCTGGAGATGTATCCACCTGTTATGAAGCTTTGAGAGGCACATCGGTAAGTGAAACACTACAGAAAAGTAACCATGCATACATTCCGATGgaattctaaccctaacccttttaTAAATGTGGTCTAACATAACATGTGTTCTTTGTCTCCAGGACATGCGCTCTAGACAGGCTTCACCATCTGAAGATGTTTCCACCTGTTATGAAGGTGTGAGAAGCACATCGGTAAGTGAAACACAACATGTACAAATCTCCAGACATCTGCCTGAGCCCCTCCCTTGGTGGCATCTTTTATCGTCACCACACCCTTCCCCAGCTGACCCCGGGGTCGAGTTCTGTCATCGTCACCCCACCATTGTAGACATGGAAAATAGTGGGGGACCCTCTGCAACTCAAATAGGCCAGAGACCTCAGACAATGTCAATGTGCCTCTGATAAGTGCAAAAACACCATCGATGGTGGCTTCTGCTCTGCTTAACCTACTCAGTGTTGTGCATGTTCACACTTAAGGTGAAACAGCTCAAAGTTCGGTTTATGACAGATTAATCCAACTCAAACAGATTTACAACAGATCATCACAGATTCACTAGAGGCTCGTCATGGACTACAACACAAATATCTAATAACATGGGAATAAAGCAGAAATGGTGGGATATTAAGGAGGTTTGATCAATAGACAAATACATGCACAAATATGgtattatttctttatttcagaGCTTCCATATTTTCCTGTAGTAGATCTAATGTTGCTCTTTTGTGATGGTGGTGTCGCTTACTGTAGGGTCTTTGTCTCCAGGACATTTGCTCTAGACAGGATTCACCACCTGGAGATGTATCCACCTGTTATGAAGCTTTGAGAGGCACATCGGTAAGTGAAACACTACAGAAAAGTAACCATGCATACATTCCGATGgaattctaaccctaacccttttaTAAATGTGGTCTAACATAACATGTGTTCTTTGTCTCCAGGACATGCGCTCTAGACAGGCTTCACCATCTGAAGATGTTTCCACCTGTTATGAAGGTGTGAGAAGCACATCGGTAAGTGAAACACAACATGTACAAATCTCCAGACATCTGCCTGAGCCCCTCCCTTGGTGGCATCTTTTATCGTCACCACACCCTCCCCCAGCTGACCCCGGGGTCGAGTTCTGTCATCGTCACCCCACCATTGTAGACATGGAAAATAGTGGGGGACCCTCTGCAACTCAAATAGGCCAGAGACCTCAGACAATGTCAATGTGCCTCTGATAAGTGCAAAAACACCATCGATGGTGGCTTCTGCTCTGCTTAACCTACTCAGTGTTGTGCATGTTCACACTTAAGGTGAAACAGCTCAAAGTTCGGTTTATGACAGATTAATCCAACTCAAACAGATTTACAACAGATCATCACAGATTCACTAGAGGCTCGTCATGGACTACAACACAAATATCTAATAACATGGGAATAAAGCAGAAATGGTGGGATATTAAGGAGGTTTGATCAATAGACAAATACATGCACAAATATGgtattatttctttatttcagaGCTTCCATATTTTCCTGTAGTAGATCTAATGTTGCTCTTTTGTGATGGTGGTGTCGCTTACTGTAGGGTCTTTGTCTCCAGGACATTTGCTCTAGACAGGATTCACCACCTGGAGATGTATCCACCTGTTATGAAGCTTTGAGAGGCACATCGGTAAGTGAAACACTACAGAAAAGTAACCATGGATACATTCCGATGgaattctaaccctaacccttttaTAACTGTGGTCTAACATAACGTGTGTTCTTTGTCTCCAGGACATTTGCTCTAGACAGGCTTCACCATCTGAAGATGTTTCCACGTGTTATGAAGGTGTGAGAAGCACATCGGTAAGTGAAACACAACGTGTACAAATCTCCAGACATCTGCCTGAGCCCCTCCCTTGGTGGCATCTTTTATCGTCACCACACCCTCCCCCAGCTGACCCTGGGGTCGAGTTCTGTCATCGTCACCCCACCATTGTAGACACGGAAAATAGTGGGGGACCCTCTGCAACTGAAATAGGCCAGAGACCTCAGACAATGTCAATGTGCCTCTGATAAGTGCAAAAACACCATCGATGGTGGCTTCTGCTCTGCTTAACCTACTCAGTGTTGTGCATGTTCACACTTAAGGTGAAACAGCTCAAAGTTCGGTTTATGACAGATTAATCCAACTCAAACAGATTTACAACAGATCATCACAGATTCACTGGAGGCTCGTCATGGACTACAACACAAATATCTAATAACATGGGAATAAAGCAGAAATGGTGGGATATTAAGGAGGTTTGATCAATAGACAAATACATGCACAAATATGgtattatttctttatttcagaGCTTCCATATTTTCCTGTAGTAGATCTAATGTTGCTCTTTTGTGATGGTGGTGTCGCTTACTGTAGGGTCTTTGTCTCCAGGACATTTGCTCTAGACAGGATTCACCACCTGGAGATGTATCCACCTGTTATGAAGCTTTGAGAGGCACATCGGTAAGTGAAACACTACAGAAAAGTAACCATGCATACATTCCGATGgaattctaaccctaacccttttaTAACTCTGGTCTAACATAACATGTGTTCTTTGTCTCCAGGACATGCGCTCTAGACAGGCTTCACCATCTGAAGATGTTTCCACCTGTTATGAAGGTGTGAGAAGCACATCGGTAAGTGAAACACTACAGAAAAGTAACCATGCATACATTCCGATGgaattctaaccctaacccttttaTAAATGTGGTCTAACATAACATGTGTTCTTTGTCTCCAGGACATGCGCTCTAGACAGGATTCAGCACCTGGAGATGTTTCCACCTGTTATGAAGGTGTGAGAAGCACATCGGTAAGTGAAACACAACATGTACAAATCTCCAGACATCTGCCTGAGCCCCTCCCTTGGTGGCATGTTTTATCGTCACCACACCCTCCCCCAGCTGACCCCGGGGTCGAGTTCTGTCATCGTCACCCCACCATTGTAGACACGGAAAATAGTGGGGGACCCTCTGCAACTCAAATAGGCCAGAGACCTCAGACAATGTCAATGTGCCTCTGATAAGTGCAAAAACACCATCGATGGTGGCTTCTGCTCTGCTTAACCTACTCAGTGTTGTGCATGTTCACACTTAAGATGAAATAGCTCAAAGTTCGGTTTATGACAGATTAATCCAACTCAAACTGATTTACAACAGATCATCACAGATTCACTAGAAGCTCGTCATGGAGTACAACACAAATATCTAATAACATGGGAATAAAGCAGAAATGGTGGGATATTAAGGAGGTTTGATGTATTAATTGACAAATACATGCACAAATAAGgtattatttctttatttcagaGCTTCCATATTTTCCTGTAGTAGATCTAATGTTGCTCTTTTGTGATGGTGGTGTCGCTTACTGTAGGGTCTTTGTCTCCAGGACATTTGCTCTAGACAGGATTCACCACCTGGAGATGTATCCACCTGTTATGAAGCTTTGAGAGGCACATCGGTAAGTGAAACACTACGGTGCGCAGTTTGTAAGGTCACTAAGCACTTTTATTACTTAACATTTAGTGCACTTTTAttacatttagctagaagtcaatggtgttaaGGATCATCACAACTTTGCTAAGTATAACATTTGAAAAATTACTTACtatttgtaaatataaataatatgtttatatataaatattaaatgtaaatgttcaaTATAagtgttaaatataaatatatatgttataTGTAAATTTTAAATCTTAAATGTAGACTCTAAATTTAGACTctagatttatatttaacatatacgtttaatatttatatttacatttaacatttatagtgaacaTTTATGTTTAATATTTACATAGAAATATCTCTGATAGCACAGATCTCTTGATTTATCCACTGGTCAAACACCAAACTAATTTGAAATATGcattaaaaagaaatacagATATGAAGATCTGTCATGTTTTTCTCAGGTTTGCACAATTTTGTGATCTAGATTTATTCACATCAAACCTCATATCTTAAAGACTGAGCAGACATTTTACATCACTGCACCTTCGCTGCTCTTGTGTAACTCAGAACAAACTCTCTAATCAGCCGTTTCCTCTTTGAAACAGGTCGTCCCTTCTGGAAATTAAACGATATATGAAATTGTGAAATTTGCCCACGACGCCCCACCGGCTGCAGTAACCCAACGTCTTTAGCAAAGATCTTCCCACGACGGTCAGCGCTGTATTTACATTCACTTCCTTTGCCGACCCTTTTGCCAACAAGGACTTTATATTCACTCATGGTAATtttacaggatttgaaccaacaacctctaAGAGCTCTCGCTGCCTGCTTTCACCTGGTTTGTGTTATATAAATGTATCAACACCGGCATGTTTTGCGGCTGCTGAAGAAAGAAACCCACAGTGACTGTGAGTTCTTCTGAAATAGGAACAGAGCTCAGTATAAGTCAGTTTGAAATGGGAACATGTAGATTATTTTCAAAACAGTAATTTGAGTAATATGTTCATtttcggggcggcatggtggtgcagtggttagcactgttgcctcacacctctgggacccaggttcgagtctccgcctgggttacatgtgtgtggagtttgcatgttctctccatgtcgtcgtggggtttcctccgggtactccggtttccccccacagtccaaagacatgctgaggctaattggagttactaaactgcccgtaggtgtgcgtgtgtgagtgattggtgtgtgagtgtgcgatgggctggcccccgatccagggttgttccctgcctcgtgcccattgcttccaggataggctctggaccccccgcgaccgagtaggataagtggtttggaaaatagatggatggatggctggaaaaATATGACGTATTGGTTAACGACTCATACTTCAGAAAATAAGCTTACGACGGTGACTTTTCACGATTATGCACGTTCGTGACTCGGCTAAACTGGGCACCAGATataagaaacagctcacaacagaAGTATAGAAATATCCCTTTATTATCAGGATTCCACAATTCAGTGTCCCTGCCCCAATAAGAAAATGGAGTAGCCAGGCAACACCGCAACCCCCCCACACAATGATCTCAGCACAGCAATCTCTAAAACACTTGTTAGAATATTTAACAATCAGCTAAAACACCTTGCTAGAGTTCACACGTGTACAATGAAAAGGGCCTGGGCAGCTCATATCAACACAAGGGCCATGAACACCAAAATCACATGTGGTTCCTCCTAAATAACACATAAATACAAAAGAAAAATTAATtcatatcaaacaatattatttGAATTAACTAGTCGGGGGAAGACAGCACAATCCCTCGAAAACAAAACCACAACATAAATAACCCCCCAGCTTctagaaggaaccacaaacct
Coding sequences within it:
- the LOC125740461 gene encoding uncharacterized protein LOC125740461 isoform X1; this encodes MSTSLVHCFLRLSLLMWTLSVVFLKLPIGQCWRVVNGAVGESAVLSGTNDTTPATNLQWRKDKVIMQRLKGNITFYNQAYEGRLTLSEKHGSLTINPLIKSDTGKYTFESLPPPWPTEMHVLQLNVYDRIVSVEMDSQVSYSPENSTCTVTLSCTVKGSVVKLSWSKDRKKIPDTEGNETLVVTPTAGEELYSCTASNPVSSQTASLGVSSCQTHVPLDISIYALAGIGALFVLILAIIGCIFQVRAKREVTKENTVYAEANKPHVRERSTQDICSRQASPSEDVSTCYEGVRSTSDICSRQDSPPGDVSTCYEALRGTSDMRSRQASPSEDVSTCYEGVRSTSDICSRQDSPPGDVSTCYEALRGTSDMRSRQASPSEDVSTCYEGVRSTSDICSRQDSPPGDVSTCYEALRGTSDICSRQASPSEDVSTCYEGVRSTSDICSRQDSPPGDVSTCYEALRGTSDMRSRQASPSEDVSTCYEGVRSTSDMRSRQDSAPGDVSTCYEGVRSTSGLCLQDICSRQDSPPGDVSTCYEALRGTSVVPSGN